The window TTTTGGTACATCTCTTACTTTGCCATTTATTCTCCCAAGAGAAAGCACCTTTTGTAGATATTCAGCTTTCCAGCTGCAGAAGGTTAGGGACTAAGTTTTTAAAATGGCACTGATACCacttaaaaaaagaagaggaaaaagaaactCCTTCACTCATTGCTTTTAGAATGATATAGAAATCATAGTTGCTATAATCTGTTCAGAACTAGTGAATGTGATCTCAGTAAGTCAGTGGTAATTTCCTGATCTTCATCACAGCAATCAAACTATCAAAAGACAGTTTATCCAACAATCAGCCCTTTATTTGACAAGAGTGTTAACTATAGGCAAACTGTGTATAATCTAACATTTCACAGTGTATTCCAAAAGCAAATGATACCTGAAGAACTGCAAGATTCCTTCTGAATCCCCTTTCAGTATGACTCATATTGGAACTATTAGAATAGCTGGGTTAGATCCACAGCTGCCGCAGTGTGACTTGGATGGAAGTGGGTGTAACTGCACTATTAAGCAATGGAGGTTTCACATTTACACAGCCATAGTCAGCTGGCACATGGAGGTTGCAAGCTTAAATGTGCTGATTAGGCAGCAAGACCCATTGAGCTGagtgagacttacttctgagtaaagatGCAGAATCATTCTGCAAGTGGCATGTCTGTTAAATCTTAACTAACACAGAGTCAAATCTTGCTCCACTTGACATTTATCTACACCATATGCATAAAATAAGGTCAAATACATGCTGCAGAAATAAAACCTCTGCCATATTTTGTCCAGGAAAATAGGttattgggggtgggaagagagagaacacagcagTCCTGTTACAACTAAGTAAACAAATCAAGGAAGTGGCTTGCTTTAGCCACTGCAGATCTCTGTTACAAATTATGGGCCTGCTTTCCAAACACGCCCCCTTTGCCTGTATCAGAGCAGCTCTTAGACTGCCAACCAGAGCTGCATTGTTCCATAATATTGCTTTTAATAATATTGGCAATTTCATTCTATAACTACTATATTTTTGTCTTAAACGTTTTGGATAGTGTTAAGGAACAGTTGTTCACTGTAAATAGCAAGCAATTTTGATAGGGTTTTCTTATGTTTGATACTCCATATTGAGTTGCGTTGTTAAAAGTAGATGAGATGGTAACATTTTGTAAGCCTTCTTGTTTGAGGGGTAAAAAGGAAATGCTAAAGGTAGCAGTTTGGACTGACTTGTGGGATATGGGATTAAGCCAGTAAATGGTGGAGAGTTAATTTGATGAACATTTTCATTTTCAACTGGATAGTTTTTTGTTCCCTGCCCTGAGCTCTTGGGATAGAGCAGTCTGTAAAATTAAATGTTGGTATTCCTCCAGTGTGTCCAGAGATTAATTTATTACACATAATTTTTGGAACTCTAACTGATACAGAAGCCACATTCTCCAAGTAAAAATGACTCCTCATCCCAGAGATGTTGAACCTGTCTATAGTTAGACCATGATGTGGAGAATGCCCTCTGCATATGATTTGCAGATCCCTTATAATCACATATTTCAGAAAGAGATTAGACTGCTGATCATGACGAGCTCTTGACCAGTTTTAGTTCTAAATACTGCATTAGAAGAGACTCTGGGTGAACTTAATACAGCAACTTTTACCAGCACATACTAGACTAGAGTAATGAAGCAAAGAAAGGTAAATGTTTAGAGTTAATGCCAAATTACTGCACCACTGCattaagaaagggggaaaaaagatgaggGGAAGGGTTTGTGGTGATCTGTCAGGAATATAGAACACTCCAAACAGGGAGACAGAAATCAATTAAAGGCTGGGCAAAGAGATGGGAAACAAAAAGGGAATCAATACAACTTTGCAGGAAATTTGTTACTAAAATGACTTGCTGAATTGTTTGTGTTTAATGACACATTAAGCATCTAGCAACCACCTTGTTATTGTTATAATTCTAAGGAACTTGAATACAACAATCCAAGTTTCTTTTTCTGGGCTAGGATCAGGGGACAGGAAGGTCAGTCGGACTGAAGTTCCTATCTGCCTAACAGGCAGAGCTGAAGCATCTCTCCTCAATGATCAGCAAAAATTATTCATGGCCTCATCACAATGCTGCTCACATTACTCTTATCATGGATTAAGGTAACATAACTGGCAATAAAGAGTGAACTCTTGTACGGGATGAAGGGATATGGACTTATACTTACCAACTTTTGGTGAAGCTGTTTGGATATTAGTTTCTGTTTCTTCTGCCAGAGAAGCTGTTGTGGCTCTTTTCACCTCCggttccaggctgagtggaggtAAGGAGGGTGCCAAGGAGGGTAAGAAATTAGAACCTAACACACTGTTATGTGGTGATGACCAAGGAGCAGCCTCAGAGGGAACGAGGGAGCCATCCACCTGCCCTGTGACCTCAACTTCAACTTCACTGGTAGGCAAAGGAAAGTATGAAGTATGCACCACGGACGGCACCCAGGCAGAGAGGGCAGTCGGATCCACGGGAGTGATGGGATCTTGTCCGATCCTGTCGGGGCCGAGGTGGGTAGGAGAGTCATACTCAAAAATCTTGTCCACAAAGACCCACTTGAGGCCGGCAATGCAGAGGCACAGGCTGATTAGGCAAGCCAAAATGGGAACAATGCAGATTTTTTCAGAGTTCAGACAGCCTTTCAGTTGTTCTGTTTCCAGGCAGACACAGCAAGTAGCAGCCAGGCCTGCTATTCCTTGCACCCTTGTCTCCTCTCTTTGAGTCTCTGGCACATCCTCCTCCGCAGGGAGTCCTTCAAGTGATGCAGTGGGGCTCAGCTGCATCGAGGGGTTGGGAAAAGCCTCCAGAGTGGCTTCAGACATATTTaatcatatatatatgtatatttttttTCAATTGAGCACTCCTTTAGAAGGCCTTAAACTCTGACCTAGTCCATCTTTTTGCCAAGCAAGCAAGCCAGCCaagggagagaaaacagacccAGAAAAAAATATTACAGCATCATAGTACAAGAATCAGCAAAGAGTTGAAGAGTCTGAATTTGATCCAAataaaggagggaaaggaaaaaagagggggaaacatCCTCTCAAACAATTTAAAAGGAGACACGCAGCATCTCAGAATGATTCAGCTTCTTTCCGACTTCACTTTTAAATACTTTCTCTTTATAATCCCTTCAATTATCCTCAAACCATTCAAATTCTTCAGGGAGCCGAAAGGATGGGACACAAATAAACGCTGCAACCTTGAACAAATTGTTTTAAGTGAACCAACAGCCCAGAGGGAAAGGCTAGCTTCTCACCTTGAGCATCTGAGGCTTGTGGCTGCTTATATGGAGGAGAAAACAGCCGTCATGCAGTAGGAGCAAAAGGAAAACCAGTAAGaaggggagcagcagcagcagcggcggcggcagcagtgaCAGTAGCAACAGCATCCTGTTGTGCACAAGCGCCGGCAGAAAGAGGCTGAATCATTACAGAGCAGCAGGTGCCTGTTCCCTGAGCATCACTGCAAGCAATATCACTACCGGGAGATCTGAAAGGAAGGGGACGGCAACTCTCTCCTCTCAGTTCTTGCTGTCTCCTGTTTCATGGTCCCTCGTCAGTACTTTAgtgcctgcctcccttccttccctctgttCTTCTGATGTACAGATTCCCTCCTctcgtttctctctctctctcccatcctccaccccaccccacccctctgcAGGGCTGGTCTGAGTGAAATCAGCACACCCAGCAACACAGGACTGCCAGCGACTTCCTAGATTATCCAATTAGAGAAATAGAGACTATAAAATCAAATGGAGGCATAGAGGAGCTAGTTAGCCTGactctgactctctctctctctttcattctc is drawn from Heteronotia binoei isolate CCM8104 ecotype False Entrance Well chromosome 4, APGP_CSIRO_Hbin_v1, whole genome shotgun sequence and contains these coding sequences:
- the LOC132570470 gene encoding uncharacterized LOC128092250 homolog, coding for MLLLLSLLPPPLLLLLPFLLVFLLLLLHDGCFLLHISSHKPQMLKVRS